Proteins encoded by one window of Salvia splendens isolate huo1 chromosome 14, SspV2, whole genome shotgun sequence:
- the LOC121765983 gene encoding pentatricopeptide repeat-containing protein At3g49730-like isoform X2 yields the protein MVRISSKKLCGLCLNCGIRLFPGKQNPTKKESFFHLESHITSNPLLFSTLVSPKFVSKLNFIPESDNPMSGDGKFNTMNESKNGREFIYINKETEFSRESQLPDHDEFSADVEKMYRMLRKYHSRVPKLEFALYESGVVVRSGLVERVLNRCGDAGNLGYRFFVWASKQPGYRHSYDAYKSMIKILSKMRQFGAVWALIEEMRKENAHLLSPEVFVILMRRFASARMVKKAIEVLDEMPKYGCEPDEYVFGCLLDALCKNGSVKEAALLFEDMRIRFAPTIKHFTSLLYGWCKEGKLMEAKVVLVKMREAGFEPDIVVYNNLLNGYATAGKMLDAFHLMQEMRRNGCEPNATSYTIIIQALCAQEKTEEAVRVFLDMEHRGCEADIVTYTTLISGFCKWGKLDKGYELLDSMLQKGYTPNSTTYLYFMLAHEKKEELEECLELMKEMRKIGVFPDLSIYNTVIRLACKLGETRDGMGMMNELEEYGISPGVDTFIIMINGLIEQGCLVEACDYFSEMIGRGLLASPQYGILKDLLNCLLRADKLQLAKDIWSCIIAKGCELNVNAWTIWIHALFASGHVKDACSYCVDMMDAGLMPQPDTFAKLMKGLRKLYNRQIAAEITEKVRKMAEERQMTFKMYKRRGERDLIEKAKAKEDGRKRRARKRRWGGRSRKAGDL from the coding sequence ATGGTGAGAATCAGTTCCAAGAAGTTATGTGGTCTATGCTTGAACTGTGGTATTCGCTTATTTCCTGGCAAGCAAAATCCTACCAAAAAGGAATCTTTTTTTCATTTGGAATCTCATATAACATCAAATCCCCTGCTCTTTTCCACTCTGGTTTCCCCAAAGTTTGTATCAAAGCTCAACTTCATTCCAGAATCAGATAATCCTATGTCTGGCGATGGAAAGTTCAATACGATGAATGAATCGAAAAACGGACGAGAATTTATTTACATTAATAAAGAAACTGAGTTTTCTCGAGAAAGTCAATTACCAGATCATGATGAGTTCTCTGCTGATGTTGAGAAGATGTATAGAATGCTTAGAAAGTACCATTCTAGAGTTCCGAAACTGGAATTTGCTTTGTATGAATCCGGTGTTGTAGTTAGGTCTGGACTGGTAGAAAGAGTGCTTAATCGCTGTGGTGATGCTGGGAATTTAGGGTACAGATTCTTTGTGTGGGCATCGAAACAGCCAGGTTACAGGCATAGCTACGATGCCTATAAATCAATGATTAAGATTTTAAGCAAAATGAGGCAGTTTGGAGCTGTTTGGGCTCTTATAGAGGAGATGAGGAAAGAAAATGCTCACCTCTTATCACCTGAGGTTTTTGTCATTCTGATGAGGAGATTCGCATCTGCGAGAATGGTGAAAAAGGCCATCGAAGTGTTGGATGAGATGCCAAAATATGGTTGTGAGCCGGATGAATATGTTTTTGGGTGTCTGTTGGATGCTTTGTGTAAAAATGGCAGCGTAAAGGAAGCTGCTTTGCTGTTTGAAGATATGAGGATTCGATTTGCGCCAACAATAAAACATTTTACATCACTATTATATGGTTGGTGTAAAGAAGGAAAGCTGATGGAGGCAAAAGTGGTGCTGGTAAAAATGAGGGAAGCTGGTTTTGAGCCTGATATTGTTGTTTACAACAATTTGCTTAATGGATACGCAACAGCAGGTAAGATGTTGGATGCTTTCCATCTCATGCAAGAGATGAGGAGGAACGGGTGTGAGCCAAATGCAACTTCATATACCATCATAATTCAAGCTCTCTGTGCTCAGGAGAAAACGGAAGAGGCTGTGAGAGTATTTCTGGATATGGAGCATCGTGGTTGTGAGGCTGATATCGTTACTTACACCACTTTGATAAGTGGATTTTGTAAGTGGGGTAAGCTTGATAAAGGCTACGAGCTTCTAGATAGTATGTTGCAAAAAGGGTATACTCCTAACTCAACAACTTATTTGTACTTCATGTTAGCGCATGAGAAAAAGGAGGAATTGGAGGAGTGTCTAGAACTTATGAAGGAGATGCGGAAGATCGGCGTGTTTCCTGACTTAAGCATATATAACACAGTTATTCGTTTGGCATGCAAGTTAGGGGAGACTCGAGATGGTATGGGAATGATGAATGAGTTAGAAGAATATGGCATTAGTCCAGGGGTTGACACCTTTATAATCATGATTAATGGTCTCATTGAGCAAGGGTGTTTGGTTGAAGCTTGCGATTATTTCAGTGAAATGATAGGGAGAGGTCTTCTAGCTTCTCCACAGTACGGCATCCTGAAGGACTTGTTGAATTGTTTGTTAAGAGCGGATAAACTTCAACTGGCTAAAGATATCTGGTCTTGTATAATAGCTAAGGGTTGTGAGCTTAATGTGAATGCATGGACAATTTGGATTCACGCACTCTTTGCAAGTGGGCACGTCAAAGATGCTTGCTCTTACTGTGTGGATATGATGGATGCTGGGTTGATGCCTCAGCCGGATACCTTTGCTAAGCTCATGAAAGGTCTAAGGAAGCTCTATAATAGACAAATTGCGGCAGAGATCACAGAGAAAGTAAGGAAGATGGCTGAAGAGAGGCAGATGACTTTCAAGATGTACAAAAGGCGTGGTGAAAGAGACTTGATAGAGAAAGCTAAGGCAAAGGAGGATGGGAGAAAGAGGAGAGCACGCAAGCGCCGTTGGGGAGGTAGAAGTAGGAAGGCTGGCGATTTATGA
- the LOC121765983 gene encoding pentatricopeptide repeat-containing protein At3g49730-like isoform X1 — MTHPVLGIETERRCGKLSKMVRISSKKLCGLCLNCGIRLFPGKQNPTKKESFFHLESHITSNPLLFSTLVSPKFVSKLNFIPESDNPMSGDGKFNTMNESKNGREFIYINKETEFSRESQLPDHDEFSADVEKMYRMLRKYHSRVPKLEFALYESGVVVRSGLVERVLNRCGDAGNLGYRFFVWASKQPGYRHSYDAYKSMIKILSKMRQFGAVWALIEEMRKENAHLLSPEVFVILMRRFASARMVKKAIEVLDEMPKYGCEPDEYVFGCLLDALCKNGSVKEAALLFEDMRIRFAPTIKHFTSLLYGWCKEGKLMEAKVVLVKMREAGFEPDIVVYNNLLNGYATAGKMLDAFHLMQEMRRNGCEPNATSYTIIIQALCAQEKTEEAVRVFLDMEHRGCEADIVTYTTLISGFCKWGKLDKGYELLDSMLQKGYTPNSTTYLYFMLAHEKKEELEECLELMKEMRKIGVFPDLSIYNTVIRLACKLGETRDGMGMMNELEEYGISPGVDTFIIMINGLIEQGCLVEACDYFSEMIGRGLLASPQYGILKDLLNCLLRADKLQLAKDIWSCIIAKGCELNVNAWTIWIHALFASGHVKDACSYCVDMMDAGLMPQPDTFAKLMKGLRKLYNRQIAAEITEKVRKMAEERQMTFKMYKRRGERDLIEKAKAKEDGRKRRARKRRWGGRSRKAGDL; from the coding sequence ATGACACATCCTGTTTTGGGCATAGAAACAGAGAGAAGATGTGGTAAGCTCAGTAAAATGGTGAGAATCAGTTCCAAGAAGTTATGTGGTCTATGCTTGAACTGTGGTATTCGCTTATTTCCTGGCAAGCAAAATCCTACCAAAAAGGAATCTTTTTTTCATTTGGAATCTCATATAACATCAAATCCCCTGCTCTTTTCCACTCTGGTTTCCCCAAAGTTTGTATCAAAGCTCAACTTCATTCCAGAATCAGATAATCCTATGTCTGGCGATGGAAAGTTCAATACGATGAATGAATCGAAAAACGGACGAGAATTTATTTACATTAATAAAGAAACTGAGTTTTCTCGAGAAAGTCAATTACCAGATCATGATGAGTTCTCTGCTGATGTTGAGAAGATGTATAGAATGCTTAGAAAGTACCATTCTAGAGTTCCGAAACTGGAATTTGCTTTGTATGAATCCGGTGTTGTAGTTAGGTCTGGACTGGTAGAAAGAGTGCTTAATCGCTGTGGTGATGCTGGGAATTTAGGGTACAGATTCTTTGTGTGGGCATCGAAACAGCCAGGTTACAGGCATAGCTACGATGCCTATAAATCAATGATTAAGATTTTAAGCAAAATGAGGCAGTTTGGAGCTGTTTGGGCTCTTATAGAGGAGATGAGGAAAGAAAATGCTCACCTCTTATCACCTGAGGTTTTTGTCATTCTGATGAGGAGATTCGCATCTGCGAGAATGGTGAAAAAGGCCATCGAAGTGTTGGATGAGATGCCAAAATATGGTTGTGAGCCGGATGAATATGTTTTTGGGTGTCTGTTGGATGCTTTGTGTAAAAATGGCAGCGTAAAGGAAGCTGCTTTGCTGTTTGAAGATATGAGGATTCGATTTGCGCCAACAATAAAACATTTTACATCACTATTATATGGTTGGTGTAAAGAAGGAAAGCTGATGGAGGCAAAAGTGGTGCTGGTAAAAATGAGGGAAGCTGGTTTTGAGCCTGATATTGTTGTTTACAACAATTTGCTTAATGGATACGCAACAGCAGGTAAGATGTTGGATGCTTTCCATCTCATGCAAGAGATGAGGAGGAACGGGTGTGAGCCAAATGCAACTTCATATACCATCATAATTCAAGCTCTCTGTGCTCAGGAGAAAACGGAAGAGGCTGTGAGAGTATTTCTGGATATGGAGCATCGTGGTTGTGAGGCTGATATCGTTACTTACACCACTTTGATAAGTGGATTTTGTAAGTGGGGTAAGCTTGATAAAGGCTACGAGCTTCTAGATAGTATGTTGCAAAAAGGGTATACTCCTAACTCAACAACTTATTTGTACTTCATGTTAGCGCATGAGAAAAAGGAGGAATTGGAGGAGTGTCTAGAACTTATGAAGGAGATGCGGAAGATCGGCGTGTTTCCTGACTTAAGCATATATAACACAGTTATTCGTTTGGCATGCAAGTTAGGGGAGACTCGAGATGGTATGGGAATGATGAATGAGTTAGAAGAATATGGCATTAGTCCAGGGGTTGACACCTTTATAATCATGATTAATGGTCTCATTGAGCAAGGGTGTTTGGTTGAAGCTTGCGATTATTTCAGTGAAATGATAGGGAGAGGTCTTCTAGCTTCTCCACAGTACGGCATCCTGAAGGACTTGTTGAATTGTTTGTTAAGAGCGGATAAACTTCAACTGGCTAAAGATATCTGGTCTTGTATAATAGCTAAGGGTTGTGAGCTTAATGTGAATGCATGGACAATTTGGATTCACGCACTCTTTGCAAGTGGGCACGTCAAAGATGCTTGCTCTTACTGTGTGGATATGATGGATGCTGGGTTGATGCCTCAGCCGGATACCTTTGCTAAGCTCATGAAAGGTCTAAGGAAGCTCTATAATAGACAAATTGCGGCAGAGATCACAGAGAAAGTAAGGAAGATGGCTGAAGAGAGGCAGATGACTTTCAAGATGTACAAAAGGCGTGGTGAAAGAGACTTGATAGAGAAAGCTAAGGCAAAGGAGGATGGGAGAAAGAGGAGAGCACGCAAGCGCCGTTGGGGAGGTAGAAGTAGGAAGGCTGGCGATTTATGA